The genomic window GATGGTGATCCCGATGCCGGCCAGCATGGCGTGCACCACCACCGGGGCGATGGCCAAGGCGGCACGGGCCATGCGGCTCACCCCGAACATGATCTGTAGGGCGCCGGCGCCGATGGTCATGATGCACAGCATCGGCCAGCCGAGTTGGTCGATCAGGTCGGCGACCACCACGGTCAGACCGGCCGCGGGTCCGCTGACCTGGACCGCGGACCCGCCCAACGATCCGGCGACGATGCCGCCCACCACCGCGGCGATCAGCCCGGCCGCCAGCGGAGCGCCGGACGCGATGGCGATGCCCAGCGAAAGCGGCAGTGCCACAAGGAACACCACCAGCGATGCCGGGAAGTCGTGCCGCAGGTTGGAGATCAGCGAATGCGCTCGGGACGGGGCTGCAGCAGCGGGGGGATTCTGGACAGCGGTGCTCATCGTTTCTGACTCCTCCGAGCCGGTACACAGGTCGTCGGTGGCGGCCCACTGCCGCAGGCAGATGACCCTTCATGATCGGCGTGAACGTGAGCTGTCAATTAGGTGTCCACCCGGCGTCGTATGCGAGGTCAAATAGCGAGCAGCAAATTCAGGCCGCCCACATAAGGTATGTGAGAAATGGTGCGTGCTGGCCACAGCGAATCGGCGGGCCTAGCGCGAATTCATTGCCAATTCAAAGAATTGCGCTGTCCGCGTAGCGCGGTGCTTAGGATTTGGCGAGAAACGCGTCATTGTGCTGGCCGGGGGACGGCGGCGGTTCGCTGACCACGGCGGTGAAGCTCGAGTAACGCGCCGGGGTGCGGATCACCGTGACGGCCTGTTCGCCGGCGCCGACCCGCAAGGCGAGATCGTTCTCGGCGAACAGGGGAGTGTCGACGACCTGCTTCCAGGTATAGGCCAGACAGGCCATCAGCCCGCCCTCCTGCAGCAATGCCACCCATTCCGCGGCGGTCTTGCCGGCCAGCGCTTTCTCCAGCTCTTCGGTCAACTCCGGGTAGTTCAGCGCCCGAGCCCGCTGGTCGACGAAGCGCTCGTCGTCCAAAAGGTCGGGCCTGCCGATGATTTCGCACAGCTTCGCCCAGTGCTTGGGCACGTACGCGCTGATGACGAGGTAGCCGTCGGCGGCCTTGAAGGCATCCGAGGGCTGAGTTGCGAAGCCGACGCTCTTGCGCCGCTTGGTGTTCGGTGCGCCGGCGGGTTTGGGCCGGGGTTCACTTGGGCGGTTGAGGTGCATGGTCAGCTGGTTGGCCTGCAGGCTCACCGCGACGTCGTACATCGCGACCCGCACGGTGTCGCCCACCCCGTGCCGCTCCCGGTTGAGCAGCGCGGCCAGCACCGCCTGGGCCAGCACGTGCCCGCTGGCGTTGTCGACGAGCTGGAACGGGATGATCTGCGGCTTGCCG from Mycobacterium kubicae includes these protein-coding regions:
- a CDS encoding CoA transferase, which codes for MTDGAAKPLDGFRVLDFTQNVAGPLAGQILADLGAEVIKVEAPGGEAARQITSVLPGRPPLATYFLPNNRGKKSVTVDLATAEAKQQILRLADTADVVLEGFRPGVMERKGLGPEDLRSRNPRLIYARLSAYGGNGPHGSRPGVDLMVAAEAGMTTGMPTPDGKPQIIPFQLVDNASGHVLAQAVLAALLNRERHGVGDTVRVAMYDVAVSLQANQLTMHLNRPSEPRPKPAGAPNTKRRKSVGFATQPSDAFKAADGYLVISAYVPKHWAKLCEIIGRPDLLDDERFVDQRARALNYPELTEELEKALAGKTAAEWVALLQEGGLMACLAYTWKQVVDTPLFAENDLALRVGAGEQAVTVIRTPARYSSFTAVVSEPPPSPGQHNDAFLAKS